The following coding sequences are from one Triticum dicoccoides isolate Atlit2015 ecotype Zavitan chromosome 4A, WEW_v2.0, whole genome shotgun sequence window:
- the LOC119288364 gene encoding NAC domain-containing protein 7-like: MGSNTQPQVPPGFRFHPTDEELVDYYLRKKVASRRIDLNVIKDVDLYKIEPWDLQEKCRIGPEEEQSDWYFFSHKDKKYPTGTRTNRATAAGFWKATGRDKPIYAKHCLVGMRKTLVYYKGRAPNGQKSDWIMHEYRLETNENGPPQEEGWVVCRVFKKRLPTTRRDLDHDAPCWYVDDDGPFMHDLNSPMRGMPPHHSMALQEQHLQMLNSTYKRELKLQYQMPNHHHVLNTIPHELESPSSFHSLLVSPDDHQINVHHAQHHHVQLIDHAVDDQAATDWRVLDKFVASQLSNDAAKGVDYAHEGDILQLNEKAQELVTDYASTSTSSSQVDPWK; this comes from the exons ATGGGCAGCAACACACAGCCGCAGGTCCCTCCGGGTTTTCGGTTCCATCCGACTGACGAGGAGCTCGTGGACTACTACCTCCGCAAGAAGGTGGCGTCCAGAAGGATCGACCTAAACGTCATCAAGGATGTTGATCTCTACAAGATAGAGCCATGGGATCTCCAAG AGAAATGCAGGATAGGGCCTGAGGAGGAGCAGAGCGACTGGTACTTCTTCAGCCACAAGGACAAGAAGTACCCGACGGGGACTCGGACGAACCGCGCGACAGCGGCGGGGTtctggaaggcgacagggagggacAAGCCCATCTATGCAAAGCACTGCCTGGTTGGCATGAGGAAGACCCTGGTGTATTACAAGGGCAGAGCTCCCAATGGCCAGAAATCCGATTGGATCATGCATGAGTACCGCCTCGAGACCAATGAGAATGGCCCTCCACAG GAGGAAGGGTGGGTAGTATGCAGGGTGTTCAAGAAGAGATTACCCACAACAAGAAGAGATTTAGAccatgatgcaccatgctggtacgtCGACGATGATGGGCCCTTCATGCATGACCTCAACTCTCCGATGAGAGGGATGCCGCCTCACCACAGCATGGCGCTGCAAGAACAACACCTCCAGATGCTCAACAGCACCTATAAGAGGGAGCTGAAGCTGCAATACCAAATGCCAAACCACCATCATGTTCTCAACACCATTCCTCACGAGCTAGAGAGCCCTTCTTCCTTCCATTCTCTTTTGGTATCGCCAGACGATCACCAGATCAATGTGCACCATGCCCAGCACCACCATGTTCAACTTATTGACCATGCCGTCGACGACCAAGCTGCCACTGACTGGAGAGTTCTGGACAAGTTCGTCGCGTCTCAGCTTAGTAATGATGCAGCCAAGGGTGTCGATTATGCTCATGAAGGAGACATTCTTCAGCTCAACGAGAAGGCGCAAGAGTTGGTAACTGATTACGCGTCGACCTCAACATCGAGCAGTCAAGTTGATCCATGGAAGTGA
- the LOC119288366 gene encoding NADH dehydrogenase (ubiquinone) complex I, assembly factor 6-like — MSRGNAASGGLRTALSYCVQQVRSYDYHNYLCLLHLPPAMRRAAFTFRAFNVETAKAMDVVSDPRKGLMRLLWWKDVVDKVCAGKTVEHPVALALSSVLSEHKVSKHWLKRSLEARINDGNREEDAIPENVPELERYAEDTQSTILYMTLQAGGIQSTVADHAASHIGKASGLLLLLKALPHHVSKQGKIPYIPASVAEECGLLAREGGRTEVRMGDALPDAVFKVASVAEAHLQKARELAASVPAEALPVLLPAVPAQVLLDSLRRREFNVFDSRLSSGVHGISPLWYQLKLNWHAWRNKY; from the coding sequence ATGAGCAGGGGCAACGCGGCGAGCGGCGGCCTGCGGACAGCCCTCTCGTACTGCGTCCAGCAGGTCCGAAGCTACGACTACCACAACTACCTCTGCCTGCTCCACCTGCCGCCGGCGATGCGCAGGGCGGCGTTCACCTTCCGGGCCTTCAACGTCGAGACGGCCAAGGCCATGGACGTCGTCTCCGACCCCCGCAAGGGCCTCATGCGCCTGCTCTGGTGGAAGGACGTGGTCGACAAGGTCTGCGCGGGCAAGACGGTCGAGCACCCCGTCGCGCTCGCTCTCTCCTCGGTGCTCTCCGAGCACAAGGTCAGCAAGCACTGGCTCAAGCGGTCGCTGGAGGCCAGGATCAACGACGGGAACCGGGAGGAGGACGCCATCCCTGAGAACGTCCCGGAGCTGGAGAGGTACGCGGAGGACACGCAGTCGACCATCCTGTACATGACGCTGCAGGCCGGCGGGATACAGTCCACTGTTGCTGATCATGCGGCCTCGCACATCGGCAAGGCGAgtgggctgctgctgctgctcaagGCGCTGCCCCACCATGTGAGCAAGCAAGGGAAGATACCATACATCCCGGCCAGTGTGGCGGAGGAGTGCGGGCTGCTTGCCCGGGAGGGTGGCCGGACAGAGGTCAGGATGGGCGATGCGCTCCCGGACGCAGTTTTCAAGGTCGCGTCTGTTGCCGAAGCTCACCTGCAGAAGGCGCGGGAGCTTGCCGCGTCTGTGCCAGCAGAGGCGCTCCCTGTGCTCCTCCCAGCTGTGCCGGCCCAGGTCCTTCTGGACTCCCTGCGGCGCCGCGAATTCAACGTCTTCGACTCACGCTTGTCCAGTGGAGTCCATGGCATATCCCCTCTGTGGTACCAGCTAAAGCTAAACTGGCACGCTTGGCGAAACAAGTACTGA